The following DNA comes from Streptomyces sp. NBC_00690.
TGAACTCCACGATGTGGTCGCCCACCACATGTCGGTGATCACCGTCCAGGCGGATTCGGCCCCGTACCGGATCGAAGGTCTGCCACCCGCCGCGCAGGAGGAGTTCGCGGCGATCGCGGCCGGCGCCCGGGAGTCGCTCAATGAGATGCGCCGACTGTTGACCGTGTTGCGCAGCGAGGGCACCGAGGGCGAACTGGCACCGCAACCGGGTCTGTCCCGCGTACAGCAGTTGGTGGAGGCGGCGGTGCGGGCCGGGGTGCCGGCTGAGTTGACCATGAGCCCACCGGCGGGGGCGGTGCCGCAGTCGGTCGATCTGTCGGCGTACCGGATCGTCCAGGAGGCGCTGTCGAACGTGGTGCGGCACGCGCCGGGAGCGTCGACGCGGGTGTCCATCACCTCGGACGGCGCGCAGTTGATGGTCCTGGTGGTCAATGGCCCGGCCGAGGAGCGCGCCGCCCCCCTGGAGTCCCATCCCGGCACCGGTCACGGCCTGGTCGGAATGCGTGAGCGCGTACGGTTGACCGGCGGAAGGCTGGACACCGGACCGCTGCCCGACGGCGGTTTCACGGTGGCCGCCCAACTGCCCCTGACCCCGCCAGCCGGCCCGAAGGATCCTTCGTGACCATTCGTGTGATCATCGTCGACGACCAGGCCATGGTGCGCGCCGGTTTCGCCGCGCTCCTGTCGGCGCAGTCGGACATCGACGTGGTGGGCGAGGCCGCGGACGGCAGGGCGGGGGTGGAGGTGTCCCGCAGCACCCATCCGAACGTGGTGCTGATGGACGTCAGGATGCCGGAGATGGACGGCCTGGCCGCCGCCCGCGCGATCCTGTCCCCGCCGCCGGGGGTGATCCATGTGCCGAAGGTGTTGATGCTAACGACCTTCGACGTGGACGACTACGTGTACGAGGCGCTGCGCGCCGGTGCCTCGGGCTTCCTGTTGAAGGACGCACCGCCCGCCGATCTGATCGCCGCGGTACGGATCGTGGCGGCAGGGGAGGCCCTGCTGGCGCCTTCGGTGACCCGCCGGCTCATCGCGGACTTCGCCACCCAGCGTCCGGCACCGCGCAAGGACCCGTCGCTGAGGCTCAAGGGCCTGACGCCACGGGAGACGGAGGTGCTGGAGCTGATCGCCCGGGGCCTGTCGAACCGGGAGATCGCCGAGCAGTTGGTGCTGGCCGAGCAGACGGTGAAGACCCACATCGGGCGGGTGCTGGCCAAACTCGCCCTGCGGGACCGCGCACAGGCCGTGATCTTCGCGTACGAGTCGGGGTTGGTGCGGCCGGGGTCGTCGTAGCGGTCACCGGGCCCACTCCGCAGACCCATTCGGGCGCGTGGGATGCGGGCGCGGCTCAAACTGTCCGCGAGGGGCGCGGCTCAAGCCGTCCGCGAGGGGCGCCGCAGACGTCGATCCGGACACGGGACAACAGCTCGCCGGTACACCTCGCAAAACCCGCCGGCGCGTCCGCTTCACCGGCCGAACGGGCACGGGGCACACGGGTCCACGGACACACACGGAGCACACGGACCACGGGTACGACCACGGTCCGATCCGGAAGTACGGCCCGTGCTCCGACGACGCGGTGCCGGAAGCCGGGCCAATGTTCCCCCATGACCATCACAGCTGCGACGGCCCCTGTGTCGAGCCCTGTTCTGCCGGGACGCTGGGTGGGCGGTGCCTCCCTGGTGATCGGCCCCCTGCTCCTGCTCGCCGGAGTGCTGCTCCGCCTGCGCTTCGACTTCTTCTTCCCCTCGCAACTGAATGCCTACGAGGGCCATCCGGATCTCATGTCGACCTCGTACGGTCTGGTGGCGGTCGGGTGGGTGTTGCTCTGGCCGGGAGTCGTGCTCCTCGCCGCCAGGATCGGTGGGCGGTTTCGCGAGTTGGCCGTGTGGGGCGGTGCACTCACGGTCCTCGGCCTGTTCGCCCGGGCGTTTCACGCCGGCGTGGATCATCTGGGCTTCCAGTTGGTCACCGTGCAGGGGGCGATATCGGCGACGCAGACGGTGAGCGAGACGTACGGCGCGTTTCATGTGTTCAGCGCGCTGAACGCCGCCGTCATGGGGGGCTGGGTTCTGCTGGCCGTCGGCGCGTACCGCTCGGGGGTGTTCGGCCCGTTGCGTACGGCGGCGTTGGCCTTGGGGTCGGTCATGCCGCTGGGGGTGTTGAAGGGAACCACTGCATGGTCGGTCGTCGCCGCCGTCGGACTGTGTGTCGCACTCGTCCCGCTCGGGGTGGCCGCGTTGCGCTCGGGGCCTGTGCCCCGAGCGGCCACGATCGCCGGAAGGCTGCTGCTGGTGGGGGCCGTGGGCGTCGCGATGTTCCTCTTCGGGCGGGCCGGATGAACGACCGTCGCTATCGTCGTGCGATGCACACGGCCCGGTGGCGCCCGCGGACGGGCACACATCTCTTGGCCCTCGACGCCTGTACGGCGGCGGTCCTGACGGCCGTCTATGTGGTCCTGGCGGGCCAGGACGCCTCCGACGGTCTGCCCCGCTTCTGCGGCCCGTGGTGGCTGGGTTGGCTGGTGGCGGTCGGGGTGGGAGGGCCGCTGGCCGTTCGCCGCCTATGGCCCCTGCCCGTCCTGGCCGTGGTCGTCGGGGCCACGACGGCGGCAACACTCCTGGACATCACACGCGATCCCTATCTGGCCACTGCGCTGGCCGCCTGCGCGGTGGCGTCCGTCGAGCCGGTACGACGGGCCTCGGCAGGGTTGGTCGGTGCCCTGGTGGTTTCGGCAGCCGCGGTCGTCATCGGCGAGGCGGTCATCACACCGGCCGGTCCGTGGTCGGAGGCGATCGGAACCGCCGCGTTCGTCTGGCTCGTCGTCGGGGCCGCCTGGGCGGCGGGCCGTGTCGCGCGGGCCCGGGGAGCCCGGGCGGTCCAAAGGGATCGGCGTCTGCTGGAGGATGCCCTGGCCGAGGAGCGTCTGCGCATCGCCAGAGAACTGCACGACATCGTGTCGCACAGCCTCAGCGTGATCGTCGTGAAGGCAGCAGTCGCCAATCATGTGGCCGAGGAGCGCCCCCAGGAGACGCGGGATGCCGTCCGGGCGATCGAGCGGACCGGCCGGGAGGCACTGACCGAGATGCGTCGGGCCCTGGGCGTGCTGCGCAGCGGATCCGCAGCGCACCACCGGCGAGAGCCCGGCCCTGCGCAGACCGATCCCCCTCCGGGACTGGCCGACCTGCCCGACCTCGTCCACCGTGCCGAACAGGCCGGAGTCCGTATCGAACTGCGCACCCCACCGACCGCCGACCTCGACCAGGGGACGGAACTGACCGTCTACCGGATCGTCCAGGAGGCACTGACCAACGTGGTCAGGCACGCTGGCGCCGGAACGCACTGCCAGGTGACGATCGCGGTCGACGCACGGGGAGAAGTGACGATCGAAGTGGTGGACGACGGAGCCGGGAACACCACCTCCTCCGGGAGCGCGGAACTCCAGGGCGGTCATGGGCTCTTGGGAATGCGGGAACGCGTTACGGTGCACGGGGGGACGTTGACGATCGGGCCACGACCCGACGGCGGGTTCGCCCTGCTGGCCCGACTCCCGCCCGAACCTCCGCACAGCACGGCTGGAAGCCGATACGAGAGGTCGAGGTGACCGAACCGATCCGGGTCCTCATAGCCGATGACCAGGCTCTCCTGCGAGGCAGCTTCCGAGTGCTCGTCGACACCGCCCCGGGGCTGACCGCCGTGGGAGAGGCGGCCGATGGTGCCGAAGCCGTCGACGGCGCCCGAAGGCTCCGCCCGGACGTGGTGCTGATGGACATCAGGATGCCCGGGACGGACGGGATCGAGGCGACGCGGAGCATCGCCGGATCTCCCGAGACCGCCGGTACGCGCGTCCTCATCCTCACGACCTTCGACCTCGACGAGTACGTGTACGGCGCACTGCGGGCCGGGGCTGCCGGGTTCCTCCTCAAGGACACCCCTCCCGAGGTCCTGTTGACGGGCATCCACACGGTCGCTGCCGGAGAGTCCCTGCTCGCGCCCTCGGTGACACGGCGGCTCATCGCCGAGTTCGCCCGGCTCCCTCGGGCGCACCATGCGCCGGGCCCCGTACTGGAGGCCCTCACCGCACGGGAGCGCGAGGTCCTGGTGCTCGTGGCGCGGGGACTGTCCAACACCGACATCTGCGAGTACCTCCACCTCAGCGGCGGCACGGTCAAGACCCACATGGGTCGGCTGCTGAGCAAGCTGGGCGCTCGGGACCGTGCGCAGTTGGTCATCAGCGCATACGAGTCGGGGCTCGTCCATGCCGCTCGTCCATCGGTGCCGAACCCCGGCCATCGTTGATCAGGGGCTCCCGTCGGCACCGCGCGCTTTAACCGCCGATGAGTGCACGCCCCCTACACCCCCTACCCCAGTAGCATCCCCGGCTTGGCTCCCCGGGGTGACGATCCCCGACCCGTCGCCTTCCTACCTTCCTCCCGTCACACCCAACGGGAGAAGGAGGGGACGGGCCGATGCGCCGCTACAAGAGGACCCTGCTGGCCGTCGCGCTCGCGACCAGCGTCATCACCGGGACGGCCGGATGGGCGTCGGGAAGTGCGCAGCGCGCGGTCACCGGGCCGCCGCCCGGCACCGACGCCTGGGTCGAAGACCGCTCCATCGGACGGGCGTTGCCGCACCCGGCGACCGCATCGGCGCGGCAGGTGGCCGGCTTCTTCCGTACGTTGAGCCCTCCGCAGCAGGGGGAGCTCGTGCGACGGCATCCGCTCGTCGTGGGGAACCTGGACGGCGTACCCGTCGCGCTGCGCTACCGGGCGAACTCACTGGCGGTGCGCGGCACCTCCTTCGAGCGGCTGGCTGCTCCCGGGCGGCAGATCCTGGCCTTCGATCCCCGGGGGCGGGGGCAGGTCGCCGAGGTGTACGGGGACCTGGAGCGGGCCCGTACCGTGTCCGTGGTCGTGCCCGGGGCGGACATCGACGCCGGGACCTTCGATCGGACCGGCGACCCCTACGGCACTCCGACGGGCATGGCCAAGTCGTTGCGCACCGCGGCGGGGAACGGGACCGCCGTCATCGCCTGGGCGGGGTACACGACACCCGTCGGTGTCGGTCCCGACGCCGCCACGGGGAAGCTCGCCGAAGCAGGGGCCGTGCGGCTGACCCGCTTCGGGCAGGGACTCAAGGCGCTGGCGCTACCGGCTCCTGTGCTGTTCTGCCACAGCTACGGCTCGGTCGTCTGTGGACTCGGCGCCCGGGACGAGGGCCTGAACGCCTCCGGCATCGTCGTCTTCGGCTCCCCCGGTGTGCGCGCCGACTCGGCACGGGAGTTGAAGACCCCGGTGTGGGCGGCCAAGAGCGCCGACGACTGGATCTCCAAGGTGCCCCCTGTGCACTTCCTGGGGCTCGGCCACGGAAACGACCCCACCGACCCGGACTTCGGCGCCCGTCCCGTACCGGCCCGCCAGGCCCACGGGCACAGCGGCTACTTCGTCCCCGGCACCGACTCGCTCCACGCGTTCGCCGCCATCGCCAGGACGGGAGGCACACGATGACGTTCGCCGCGACGGTCGCGAAGATCGAAGCCCGCACCCCCGCACACCGCGACCGCGCCGTCGACGGGCTGCGGGCGCTCGCCCTGCTGGCCGTCCCCCTCGGCCACTGGCTCCTGGGCGGTCTCGCTCTCGGCGACGACGGCGCACTCCGCAACGCCAGTCCGCTCGCCTCCTTCGGCGTCTTCGCACCGATCAGTTGGGTGCTCCAGATGCTGGGAATCTTCTTCCTGGTCGGTGGCTACGCCTCCGTGCTGTCCTTCCGTCGGCACACCGGGACCACCGGTCAGTGGCTGCGCCAGCGCACGGCCCGCCTCGGTCGGCCCGTGCTCGGTGTCACGGCGGTGTGGGCCGTGCTGCTCCCGGTGTTGTACGCGGTCGGGGTGCCCCTCACCACCCTGCGCACCGGCTCCACCCTGGTCGTCCAACCCCTGTGGTTCGTCGGCGTGTATCTGGTGATCACCGCGCTGACGCCCTACTGCATCCGGGCCGCCCGCAGACTCGGCGCCTGGGCCGCTGCCCCGCTGCTGCTGAGCGTGACCGTCGTGGACCTGCTGCGGTACGGACCGTACGCGGATGCCGTGCCCTCCTGGCTGAGCATGCTCAACATCCTGCCCGGCTGGCTGTTCGCCTATCAGCTCGGAGTGAGCTGGGGCGAGGGCCGCATCACCCGGCGGCACGCCCGTGGGCTGCTCATCGGCGGCGCCGCACTGTTCGCCCTGCTGCTCGCCGTCTTCCACTACCCGGCGTCGATGGTCGGTGTTCCGGGCGAGGCCCGCACCAACTCCCACCCGCCGTCGCTGCTGGTCCTGGCACTGGCCATGGTCCAGAGCGGCGCCGCGATCCTGTTGCGGGGACGACTGGCGAAGTTGCTGGCGCGGCCCGCGCTCTGGGCCCCCGTCGTGGTCATCAACCTGTCCGCGATGACGATCCTGTGCTGGCACCAGACGGCGATGCTGGCGGCGGCCGTGCCCGTGTCGTTCGCGGGGGCGGTGCCCGGGCTGACCACAGCCCCGGACACCCTCGGCTGGGTGCTGGCCCGGATCGCCTTCCTCCCACTGTTCGCCGGGCTGCTCATACTGATCGGACGGTACGCACGGGGCTTTGAATCGCCGTGGCGGACGGGAAGCGCATCGGCGGGGGTCCGTCGGGCGGCGGCGGGCGTGCTCGCCGCCGGATTCGCCGTCTTCGCGCTGGGGCTCGCCTGAGAGTTGTTACGGAAGGGTGGGCAGTGCCGTCAGGACCGTTCCCGTGCCACCGCGGTCCACGTCATATCCGGGTAGCGGTCCCCGGCGACCTGGCCCGCGATCGGCTCCAACTGCGCCAATTCCGCTTCGGTGAGCGTCAGCCGGGTCGCTGCCGTGTTCTCGCGCACGCGACCGGGGCTGCGGGTGCCCGGGATCGGCACCACCGACAGTCCGTGGACCGTGGCGCGCTGCTGGACCCAGGCCAGGGCGATCTGCGCGGGTGTCGCCCCGTGTGCAGCGGCGATCTTCCGCACGGGCTCCAGCAGCAAGGCGTTGAGTCGCGCGTTGTCACCGGTGAACCGCGGCTGGTGGGAACGGTAGTCGCCGGCCGCCAGGTCCCGGGCCGCGTCCGTGAAGGACCCGGTCAAGAAGCCGCGGCCCAACGGTGAGTACGGGACGAAGGCGATGCCCAACTCGACCGCCGCGGGCACGGCGCTGTGCTCCACATCGCGGCTGAACAGGGACCACTCGGACTGGAGCGCGGTGATCGGGTGCACCGCGTGTGCCTCGCGCAGTTCGGCGCCGGTGACCTCGCTCAGACCGAGGTGTCGAACCTTGCCCGCGGTGACCAGTTCGCCCATGGCGCCCACCGACTCGGCCAGCGGAACCGCCGGATCGCGGCGGTGCATGTAGTAGAGGTCGATCACGTCGACGCCGAGCCGCGACAGGCTGGCGTCGATGGACTGCCGGACGTACGCGGGGTCGTTGCGCACACCGCGGTCCTCCGGATTGTCGGTGCGGAC
Coding sequences within:
- a CDS encoding sensor histidine kinase, translated to MHTARWRPRTGTHLLALDACTAAVLTAVYVVLAGQDASDGLPRFCGPWWLGWLVAVGVGGPLAVRRLWPLPVLAVVVGATTAATLLDITRDPYLATALAACAVASVEPVRRASAGLVGALVVSAAAVVIGEAVITPAGPWSEAIGTAAFVWLVVGAAWAAGRVARARGARAVQRDRRLLEDALAEERLRIARELHDIVSHSLSVIVVKAAVANHVAEERPQETRDAVRAIERTGREALTEMRRALGVLRSGSAAHHRREPGPAQTDPPPGLADLPDLVHRAEQAGVRIELRTPPTADLDQGTELTVYRIVQEALTNVVRHAGAGTHCQVTIAVDARGEVTIEVVDDGAGNTTSSGSAELQGGHGLLGMRERVTVHGGTLTIGPRPDGGFALLARLPPEPPHSTAGSRYERSR
- a CDS encoding aldo/keto reductase; its protein translation is MDTSRIASTRLGTHGPSVGVQGLGCMGISEFYGTTDESVARETLDAALDEGVTLFDTADAYGRGANERFLAPFFRANRDRITIASKFAIVRTDNPEDRGVRNDPAYVRQSIDASLSRLGVDVIDLYYMHRRDPAVPLAESVGAMGELVTAGKVRHLGLSEVTGAELREAHAVHPITALQSEWSLFSRDVEHSAVPAAVELGIAFVPYSPLGRGFLTGSFTDAARDLAAGDYRSHQPRFTGDNARLNALLLEPVRKIAAAHGATPAQIALAWVQQRATVHGLSVVPIPGTRSPGRVRENTAATRLTLTEAELAQLEPIAGQVAGDRYPDMTWTAVARERS
- a CDS encoding alpha/beta hydrolase, producing MRRYKRTLLAVALATSVITGTAGWASGSAQRAVTGPPPGTDAWVEDRSIGRALPHPATASARQVAGFFRTLSPPQQGELVRRHPLVVGNLDGVPVALRYRANSLAVRGTSFERLAAPGRQILAFDPRGRGQVAEVYGDLERARTVSVVVPGADIDAGTFDRTGDPYGTPTGMAKSLRTAAGNGTAVIAWAGYTTPVGVGPDAATGKLAEAGAVRLTRFGQGLKALALPAPVLFCHSYGSVVCGLGARDEGLNASGIVVFGSPGVRADSARELKTPVWAAKSADDWISKVPPVHFLGLGHGNDPTDPDFGARPVPARQAHGHSGYFVPGTDSLHAFAAIARTGGTR
- a CDS encoding response regulator transcription factor produces the protein MTIRVIIVDDQAMVRAGFAALLSAQSDIDVVGEAADGRAGVEVSRSTHPNVVLMDVRMPEMDGLAAARAILSPPPGVIHVPKVLMLTTFDVDDYVYEALRAGASGFLLKDAPPADLIAAVRIVAAGEALLAPSVTRRLIADFATQRPAPRKDPSLRLKGLTPRETEVLELIARGLSNREIAEQLVLAEQTVKTHIGRVLAKLALRDRAQAVIFAYESGLVRPGSS
- a CDS encoding acyltransferase family protein, with the translated sequence MTFAATVAKIEARTPAHRDRAVDGLRALALLAVPLGHWLLGGLALGDDGALRNASPLASFGVFAPISWVLQMLGIFFLVGGYASVLSFRRHTGTTGQWLRQRTARLGRPVLGVTAVWAVLLPVLYAVGVPLTTLRTGSTLVVQPLWFVGVYLVITALTPYCIRAARRLGAWAAAPLLLSVTVVDLLRYGPYADAVPSWLSMLNILPGWLFAYQLGVSWGEGRITRRHARGLLIGGAALFALLLAVFHYPASMVGVPGEARTNSHPPSLLVLALAMVQSGAAILLRGRLAKLLARPALWAPVVVINLSAMTILCWHQTAMLAAAVPVSFAGAVPGLTTAPDTLGWVLARIAFLPLFAGLLILIGRYARGFESPWRTGSASAGVRRAAAGVLAAGFAVFALGLA
- a CDS encoding response regulator transcription factor, which codes for MTEPIRVLIADDQALLRGSFRVLVDTAPGLTAVGEAADGAEAVDGARRLRPDVVLMDIRMPGTDGIEATRSIAGSPETAGTRVLILTTFDLDEYVYGALRAGAAGFLLKDTPPEVLLTGIHTVAAGESLLAPSVTRRLIAEFARLPRAHHAPGPVLEALTAREREVLVLVARGLSNTDICEYLHLSGGTVKTHMGRLLSKLGARDRAQLVISAYESGLVHAARPSVPNPGHR